A window of Sulfurimonas gotlandica GD1 contains these coding sequences:
- a CDS encoding peptide deformylase, translating to MVKEITKYPTKPSLEFGANVRFFNDELFALIQDLKDTIEVNSLDALAAFQIGSPLSVIVVKKGGEFLELINPRVLKREGSVEPVETTAYFPGMSAKTKRYEKITLMYEDRDATQKFLEADGELAITLQRKVDYTFGSHFRFRLDKDEQKLFDSKLEFGTDAITKNDCPTVFKRDRILQVFKFLFVFGLLGVMAGFFVSEDNLSILVSTENYIMASMLGLVVAYFFYAQYEGRQYKHCTSCQIGNIIGTCIISLLKLLALFLASYFLL from the coding sequence ATGGTAAAGGAGATTACAAAATATCCAACAAAACCAAGTTTAGAGTTTGGTGCTAACGTTAGGTTTTTTAATGATGAGTTATTCGCATTGATTCAAGACCTAAAAGACACGATAGAAGTGAATAGCTTAGATGCACTTGCAGCATTTCAGATAGGTTCTCCTCTTAGTGTCATTGTAGTTAAAAAAGGTGGAGAGTTTTTAGAGCTTATAAACCCAAGAGTCCTAAAAAGAGAAGGCAGTGTTGAGCCTGTAGAGACTACTGCTTATTTTCCAGGGATGAGTGCTAAGACAAAGAGGTATGAGAAGATAACTCTGATGTATGAAGATAGAGATGCTACTCAGAAGTTTTTAGAAGCTGATGGAGAGTTGGCGATAACGCTTCAGAGAAAAGTAGACTATACCTTTGGTTCTCACTTTAGATTTAGACTAGATAAAGATGAACAAAAACTTTTTGACTCTAAGCTTGAGTTTGGCACAGATGCTATCACTAAGAATGACTGCCCTACAGTTTTCAAGAGAGATAGAATACTTCAAGTGTTTAAGTTTCTTTTTGTTTTTGGACTTCTTGGAGTAATGGCTGGCTTTTTTGTAAGTGAAGATAACTTATCGATTTTAGTGAGTACTGAAAACTATATCATGGCATCTATGCTTGGACTTGTTGTTGCCTACTTCTTTTATGCCCAATATGAAGGTAGACAGTACAAGCACTGTACATCTTGTCAGATAGGAAATATTATCGGGACTTGTATAATCTCACTACTAAAACTGTTAGCTTTGTTTTTAGCGAGTTATTTTTTACTATAG
- a CDS encoding carbon-nitrogen hydrolase family protein: protein MNSNNANNESEYKLCSLLFDTVTPDYNTNLQTLLNLIDKTSEKSIIVAPEVCLTSYDYDNFDEALEFAHVANKALKKASHNKIIILTMMEKRDGEVFNFAKIFHNGRVVYERAKARLFRFGDEHKYMSEGTNEPIEIVEVDGVKIGILICFELRFKDLWQKLEGSDVIAVPSWWGVLRIEHFEVLTQALAIINQCYVVASDSLNADCTKMSGIITPHGKAERNGNKPCLEVEYSKREISIMRKYMDVGIK from the coding sequence ATTAACTCAAATAACGCAAATAACGAGAGTGAGTATAAGCTCTGCTCGCTTCTCTTTGATACAGTTACCCCTGACTATAACACTAACTTGCAAACACTGCTAAATCTTATAGATAAAACATCAGAAAAGTCCATTATCGTTGCTCCGGAAGTCTGTCTTACAAGTTATGACTATGATAATTTTGATGAAGCTCTAGAGTTTGCTCATGTAGCAAATAAGGCACTAAAAAAAGCATCACACAATAAGATAATCATTTTAACTATGATGGAAAAACGTGATGGCGAGGTATTTAACTTTGCCAAGATCTTTCACAATGGCAGAGTAGTCTATGAGAGAGCAAAAGCGAGACTATTTCGTTTTGGAGATGAGCATAAGTACATGAGTGAGGGAACAAATGAACCTATTGAAATAGTAGAAGTAGATGGTGTCAAGATTGGAATCCTAATTTGCTTTGAACTTCGTTTTAAAGATCTGTGGCAAAAGCTTGAAGGCTCAGATGTGATTGCCGTTCCTTCTTGGTGGGGAGTTTTAAGAATTGAGCACTTTGAAGTTCTTACCCAAGCACTAGCTATTATAAATCAGTGCTATGTAGTTGCCAGTGATTCACTAAATGCTGATTGTACTAAAATGAGTGGAATAATCACTCCTCATGGCAAAGCAGAGAGAAACGGGAATAAGCCTTGCTTAGAAGTAGAATATAGCAAAAGAGAAATCAGCATTATGAGAAAATATATGGATGTGGGAATAAAATAA
- a CDS encoding protein-L-isoaspartate(D-aspartate) O-methyltransferase, whose protein sequence is MDRITATKTARLANECHQKFSLSDEVKQAIANTNREKFVPTGFKHNAYKLDALPMGSAQWISSPLTVAKMTQYLEPKGADRVLEVGCGSGYQAAVLSHLFRGVFTIERIESLMIEAKTRFRDLKINNIHTRTDDGQNGWIQYAPYDRILFSASTKKVPQKLFDQLSDGGILVAPIEIGSKQVITSFKKRGSSIEVTELEACDFVPVLDGVQK, encoded by the coding sequence TTGGACAGAATTACAGCAACTAAAACAGCAAGACTGGCAAATGAGTGCCACCAAAAATTTAGTCTTAGTGATGAAGTAAAACAAGCCATCGCTAACACTAACAGAGAGAAGTTTGTTCCAACAGGTTTTAAGCATAATGCTTATAAGCTAGATGCACTGCCTATGGGTTCAGCTCAATGGATAAGTTCACCTCTGACGGTTGCAAAGATGACTCAGTATTTAGAGCCCAAAGGTGCAGACAGAGTTCTAGAAGTTGGCTGTGGAAGCGGGTATCAAGCAGCAGTCCTCTCTCATCTGTTTCGTGGTGTTTTTACAATCGAGCGCATCGAATCACTGATGATAGAAGCAAAAACTAGATTTAGAGACTTAAAGATTAATAATATCCATACGAGAACCGATGATGGACAAAACGGCTGGATACAGTACGCTCCATATGACAGAATCCTCTTCTCCGCATCTACAAAAAAAGTTCCTCAGAAATTATTTGACCAGCTATCAGATGGTGGTATCTTGGTAGCTCCAATAGAGATAGGCTCCAAGCAAGTTATTACAAGTTTTAAAAAAAGAGGCTCAAGTATAGAAGTGACCGAACTTGAAGCATGTGACTTTGTTCCGGTTTTAGATGGAGTACAAAAATAA
- a CDS encoding cation:proton antiporter — MLVLVTFLLLIILLSRVTEEMTKIPSTLSVIVYSFAVSLFFPELFEINSQEFDEILYLMLPVILLPDILNISIKELKNHAKEIFYLAVVAVVLSIAIATLVTPYLLPEYSLTAGMLVALFAMLMATDAITVASIMSKFKLPEQLKIYAESESLFNDVTALIIFYFIALPLITGGEVTLLSVNYILLKVLILSTVIGVAVAYAGFLFIKVLKNPFDQFVVIYLVVIISFLLAEHFHIAGILSIVASALTFKSLVQKETKNETQRRSKIGGVQSAKDQESILELIKNVPAITKREFREYKKEAMFIGIFANAIVFVIIANIIELRFLLTYSKEILIVFLITTLIRFMSVSALVVAMKLPFRWAKTLTLSGTKGALAIIMAHSIPESFIYKDMFEAIVIGNVLISTFFYTFVLMFHIKFNKDEYALDMQVDKQSSDAGILEYTKSVVDILEKDSFTQAYNRAFIEDIITNELARASRYKLDLSLLILKLSKTDEENNVDALEIVGDIITEHIRTNDYFGKLGEDEYVIVTSNTSLGGAVILAEKISQQFDTQEVVHSSMEYFFGATQADETDSMEAVLEKLREALSRTIGSDRHTIEIEV; from the coding sequence ATGTTAGTACTTGTAACGTTTTTATTATTGATAATTTTACTTTCTCGTGTTACGGAAGAGATGACAAAAATTCCATCGACACTGTCTGTAATAGTTTACTCTTTTGCAGTGTCGCTATTCTTTCCTGAACTATTTGAGATTAATTCTCAAGAGTTTGATGAGATTTTGTATCTGATGCTGCCGGTAATCCTACTCCCTGATATTTTAAATATCTCAATAAAAGAGCTGAAAAATCATGCCAAAGAGATATTTTATTTAGCCGTAGTTGCAGTTGTGCTGTCCATTGCTATTGCTACATTAGTAACACCCTACTTGCTTCCTGAGTATAGCTTGACTGCTGGAATGCTTGTAGCACTCTTTGCAATGCTTATGGCTACAGATGCTATAACGGTTGCATCTATAATGTCCAAATTTAAACTTCCTGAGCAACTGAAAATCTATGCTGAATCAGAATCACTTTTTAATGATGTGACAGCACTTATAATATTTTACTTTATAGCTCTGCCACTTATTACGGGAGGGGAAGTAACTCTTCTTTCTGTAAACTATATTTTGTTAAAAGTTTTAATACTTTCAACTGTTATCGGTGTTGCTGTGGCTTATGCAGGATTTTTGTTTATCAAAGTTCTGAAAAATCCTTTTGATCAGTTTGTAGTTATATATTTGGTTGTTATTATCTCATTTCTTCTAGCAGAGCATTTTCATATCGCAGGTATTTTATCTATAGTAGCATCTGCTCTAACCTTTAAGTCTCTTGTACAAAAAGAGACAAAAAATGAAACGCAGCGCCGTAGTAAAATCGGCGGTGTGCAAAGTGCTAAGGATCAAGAATCTATTCTAGAGCTAATAAAAAATGTTCCGGCTATAACAAAAAGAGAGTTTAGAGAGTATAAAAAAGAAGCGATGTTCATCGGTATTTTTGCAAATGCTATTGTTTTTGTTATTATCGCTAACATAATAGAACTCAGGTTTTTACTTACCTATTCCAAAGAGATTTTAATTGTATTTCTTATAACGACTCTTATTCGTTTTATGAGTGTATCTGCCCTTGTAGTAGCTATGAAGCTTCCATTTAGATGGGCTAAAACACTAACACTCTCAGGGACAAAGGGAGCATTAGCCATCATTATGGCGCACTCAATTCCTGAAAGTTTTATATATAAAGATATGTTTGAAGCCATTGTTATAGGAAATGTTTTGATAAGTACATTTTTTTATACTTTTGTGTTGATGTTTCATATAAAGTTTAACAAAGATGAGTACGCCTTAGATATGCAGGTAGATAAGCAAAGCTCAGATGCAGGAATACTAGAATATACAAAAAGTGTAGTTGATATACTTGAAAAAGATTCATTTACTCAAGCCTATAACAGGGCATTTATCGAAGATATTATAACAAATGAGTTAGCACGTGCCAGCCGTTATAAACTGGATCTTTCACTGCTAATATTAAAGCTATCAAAAACAGATGAAGAAAATAATGTAGATGCACTTGAAATTGTCGGAGATATTATCACAGAACATATCCGTACGAATGACTACTTCGGAAAGTTAGGTGAAGATGAGTATGTTATAGTTACTTCAAACACTTCTCTTGGTGGAGCGGTAATACTAGCAGAAAAGATCTCTCAGCAGTTTGATACGCAAGAAGTTGTTCACTCTAGTATGGAGTACTTTTTCGGTGCTACGCAGGCAGATGAGACAGATAGTATGGAAGCTGTTTTAGAAAAATTGAGAGAAGCACTCTCTCGCACAATTGGCAGTGACAGACACACGATAGAGATAGAAGTTTAA